The region CACCCGATATTGAACTCGACACAGTGTAAGCCTCCCTCAGCCGCTGTTTTGTCGCTTTTCGATGCAAACCCGTTGAATCCACGTCCTGCAAAACTCCTATGTTGAATCCCAATCTGGATGAAATCCAGCTTAGTCGTGAAGACTATGAGCGCTATTCGCGCCACCTTATCCTGCCCGAAGTCGGCTTAGAAGGCCAAAAACGCCTGAAAGCCGCGAGCGTTCTCTGTATTGGAACCGGGGGGCTTGGTTCTCCGCTGCTGTTGTACCTTGCGGCTGCCGGAATTGGCAAGATCGGCATCGTCGATTTTGATGTGGTCGATCATTCCAACCTGCAACGCCAAGTCATTCACGGGACATCCTGGGTCGGCAAGCCTAAGATCGAATCGGCCAAAAACCGAATTTTAGAAATCAATCCCGACTGTCAGGTGGAATTGTACGAAACCCGCCTTTCCTCTGAGAATGCGTTAGATATCATTCGTCCCTATGACGTGGTGGTAGACGGAACGGATAACTTCCCGACTCGTTACCTCGTGAATGATGCCTGCGTACTGCTCGGTAAACCCAACGTCTACGGTTCCATCTTCCGGTTTGAAGGCCAAGCCACCGTCTTTAACTATGAAGGTGGCCCCAACTACCGTGACCTGTATCCCGAACCGCCACCGCCCGGAATGGTTCCCTCCTGTGCGGAAGGGGGCGTACTCGGCATTCTGCCCGGTATTATCGGCGTGATCCAGGCGACAGAAACCGTCAAGATTATTCTCGGCAAAGGTCGCACCCTCAGCGGTCGCCTGCTGCTGTACAACTCCCTGGAGATGACCTTCCGCGAACTGAAGTTGCGCCCGAATCCCGAACGTCCTGTCATCGAAAAACTAATCGATTACGAAGAGTTCTGCGGGATTCCCCAAGCCAAGGCCGCCGAAGCCGCCGAGAAAGAATCAATTCCGGAAATGACGGTGCATGAACTCAAGCAGATTCTGGACAATGGCGCAGACGATTTTGTGCTGATCGACGTTCGGAACCCCCACGAGTACGAAATTGCCCGGATTCCAGGGGCAGTGCTGATTCCCCTTCCTGATATTGAAAACGGGGATGGCATTGAAAAGATCAAAGTGATTGCGAATGGCTATAAGCTCATTGCCCATTGCAAGATGGGAGGGCGATCGGCCAAAGCACTCGCCATTCTGCAAGAGGCTGGCATTACGGGAACCAACGTCAAAGGCGGAATCACTGCCTGGAGCCGTGAAGTCGATCCCTCGGTTCCAGAGTACTAAAACGATCCAACCATTTACCGATGTATTAAATCTGTTTTAGGGTGCAGCAATGCACCCCTTTTTTGTATCTCAGTGCAAGATGAGCGATCGCCCCTCATCCGTTCAGCGGTGTTGGCAATCCGTCTATGCTGACCAAGTTTTTCGTTTGTTGATAGGTCGCGATTTCCGCCGTTCCTTTTTGCTCAGCCCATTGAATCAACTCATCCCGCTGCCCCTGATATACATACAGCGGCACCCCTGTACCGCAGGAGGTTTGGACGCGGTTGAGATCTGCAACAATGATTTGCCGCACTCCGGGCAGTGGCGGAAAGTGGGCAACGAGGTCTGCCCAGTCATCTTGTCCAGGTAGGTAGGTTTTTCCTTTACCGTATAGCCGCAGAATGACGGGCTTTCCCTGAAATGCACAAAACATGAAGGTAATTCGGCCATTTTCTTGGAGGTGAGCCGAGGTTTCATTACCACTTCCGGTCAAATCCAGGTAGGCAACCTGCGTATCCGACAAAATACGAAAACAGTCCAACCCTTTTGGTGAAACATTCACATGCCCGTCGGCACCCAGGGGAGCCGTCGCCACAAAGAACATTTGCTGAGCCTGCATAAACGTCTGAAGGTCTGGCGTGATGTGGGGAAAAACTTTAGCCATGATGGAGAAACCTCACTGAACAGGGCAATTATAGCCACTGTTTGCGAGAACGAGTTCCCCAACATCACGCCCCACAGCCTAATTTTGGGTGAGGCACTGCATCACAACTTCAGATTGAGAGGTAGAGACTAACTCCGCTCGTGCAGTTTCTGCAATGGGGATTGCGCTTGTAGACGCTGATACAGGTGCAGCGTTACTGGCTTCAAGGGCAACTAAAAAGGTGATGGCAAGGTAGGAAAAAACACCACCAACAATTAGGGTTGCGGCTTTCATGGGTTTATCCTCCTTTTCTATAGTGGGTACACCAGCATTGTAAAGGAGATAAGAGACTCTGGCATCCTCTAACATGATGAACGCCAGGAAGGATACTCACCCATCCCCCCGTCAGAATGATCGGGTGACGGGTAGCTTAGCCTCTTGCCAAGCGAGCATTCCTCCCCGCAGATTCACCACTTGATGAATTCCATGCTTCTGAAGCAGAACGGTCGCCTGAGCAGAACGCCGACCGGAGCGGCAAACTGCAATTAGAGGACGATCCGTTGGAATCTCCTGAAGGCGAGACTGAAGTTCATCCAGGGGAATCAATTGAGCATTCGCAATATGTCCCAAATCCCCCGTATACTCACTAATGCTGCGAACATCGAGGACATTCACCTTCTCTAAATGCTCAGCCACCCATTGGGGGTCAATCTCGCGCAGTCCCGCGTAGGTGTAGCGAACGGGTCCCCAATCCGCGATTTTAGACTGTCAAGTTCAGGATTAATTAGGTTCGAGACAAGATCTACGCACAAGGGGCGATCGCCGTCCCATCCTCCGGCAAAGCCTTGCGAATTTGGATATCCATAGATTGTCTCAGTCCGTTGTCTTCTATTTTCTACACAGGCACAATCTCCTATTTCCTAAGCTCATCGCAACGTCATGAGAAGCACAGTCAATTGTGGAAAGAGACTTTAAGATATGTAAAGGCGAAACGACGAGATAAACCAATGGCAACTGGACGTGAAACCCTGTGGGAAAAATTTTTAGCCCCCGTTGTGCGATTGATGATTGATGAGGACGCACTGCGAGCAGAATACGAAAGTCTCAATTGGGAGATGGAGAGCGATCGCTTTCGGAATCCATCTCTCCCACTACCGGAGTACTACACCTCCAAGAATTTTCAT is a window of Synechococcales cyanobacterium T60_A2020_003 DNA encoding:
- a CDS encoding pyridoxamine 5'-phosphate oxidase family protein, which codes for MAKVFPHITPDLQTFMQAQQMFFVATAPLGADGHVNVSPKGLDCFRILSDTQVAYLDLTGSGNETSAHLQENGRITFMFCAFQGKPVILRLYGKGKTYLPGQDDWADLVAHFPPLPGVRQIIVADLNRVQTSCGTGVPLYVYQGQRDELIQWAEQKGTAEIATYQQTKNLVSIDGLPTPLNG
- the moeB gene encoding molybdopterin-synthase adenylyltransferase MoeB; this encodes MLNPNLDEIQLSREDYERYSRHLILPEVGLEGQKRLKAASVLCIGTGGLGSPLLLYLAAAGIGKIGIVDFDVVDHSNLQRQVIHGTSWVGKPKIESAKNRILEINPDCQVELYETRLSSENALDIIRPYDVVVDGTDNFPTRYLVNDACVLLGKPNVYGSIFRFEGQATVFNYEGGPNYRDLYPEPPPPGMVPSCAEGGVLGILPGIIGVIQATETVKIILGKGRTLSGRLLLYNSLEMTFRELKLRPNPERPVIEKLIDYEEFCGIPQAKAAEAAEKESIPEMTVHELKQILDNGADDFVLIDVRNPHEYEIARIPGAVLIPLPDIENGDGIEKIKVIANGYKLIAHCKMGGRSAKALAILQEAGITGTNVKGGITAWSREVDPSVPEY
- a CDS encoding rhodanese-like domain-containing protein gives rise to the protein MADWGPVRYTYAGLREIDPQWVAEHLEKVNVLDVRSISEYTGDLGHIANAQLIPLDELQSRLQEIPTDRPLIAVCRSGRRSAQATVLLQKHGIHQVVNLRGGMLAWQEAKLPVTRSF